The Marivirga tractuosa DSM 4126 genome contains the following window.
AATCTGGAATCAAGGCAGTTAAGCCCCAGAGGTGGTTACTTTAATGTCATTCATACTACCGAAAATTTCAGATTAATTGCTCAATCTTATTACACCATAAAAGGAACTTTTTACTTAAATTAGAGATTCAAAATACAGTAAAATCACTAGAATATCATTTTACAATGAAAAACATATCATTCTATATTTTCCTTAGCGGGATCATTATATTTTCATCTTGTAGAAACAAGGACCCAGAGCCTGAAAAGTTTGATAATGGCACTAATGAGTATGTAAATAATTGGATTTACGAGAATATGAACCTTTACTATTATTGGACTGATGACCTACCTGATAAGAACATCAATGGAGAAAACCCTGAAGATTTTTTCTATGGCTTGCTGTCCAATCAAGATCGCTTTTCATGGATTCAACCTAATTTTCAAGAATTACTAAACTCACTACAAGGAATTACCTTAGAATCAGGCTATGAATTTATTCTATATAATGACAGTGAAAATGCAAATGGTGTAATTGGCCAAATCGCATATGTAAAAAAAGGCTCACCAGCTGAGAATGCAGGACTCAAAAGAGGAGATAAATTTACCAAGATAAATAGTACGAATTTAACGCTAGATAATTACAGTGACTTATTGGGAAATATTAGTCAAAATCATAGTTTAACTATCGAGAGATATAATTTCCAAAATGAATCCTTCGAAGAAATAGGTGATTTTGATTTAAGCGCTATACAATTTGCTGAAAATCCGAACCACCTTGACACTGTCTATACAAGAAACGGTAAAAAAATTGGCTACTATGTATACAATCTATTCTCAGTAGGTACAGATGCAGATAGTGCAGCTTATGCAATTGAAATGGATGAGATTTTCGCAAATTTCAAGTCAGAAGGTATTGATCACCTAGTTTTAGATTTAAGATACAATAGCGGGGGTGCCGAAAGAGCTACAATCAATCTTGCTAGCTTAATTGGATCTAATATTTCGGATCAGGATGTTTTTGTAAAAAGAGAATATAACGAAGAATTAAAGCAGGCACTAATTAATGAGTACGGAGAGGAATCATTGAACAGAAGATTTATAAACAAAACCTCAAACATAGGAAATGATCTCCAAAGCCCTCAGCTTACAGTTTTGACCTCCTCAAGGACCGCTTCCGCCTCTGAGCTTTTGATCAATGGCCTAGATCCTTTTATGGAAACTTTTATTATTGGTGATACAACAGTAGGCAAAAATGTTGGTTCAACTAGTTTTTATGAAGATGATAATCCTGAAAACAATTGGGGTATGCAACCCATAATCACAAAATCTTTCAATAGTCTTAATCAATCAGATTATGACTTAGGATTTTACCCTGATATTCCTTTAAAAGATAATGATCTGGTAAAATTGCAGTTGGGAGATGTAAATGAAAAATTATTAAAGGAGGCTTTAATTTATTTGGCAGGCTCAGATGAAGCAAGTAGGACTTTAAGCTATCAAGCTATACCCTCAAAGGATATAATTGGGAGCATGGAATTA
Protein-coding sequences here:
- a CDS encoding S41 family peptidase, which translates into the protein MKNISFYIFLSGIIIFSSCRNKDPEPEKFDNGTNEYVNNWIYENMNLYYYWTDDLPDKNINGENPEDFFYGLLSNQDRFSWIQPNFQELLNSLQGITLESGYEFILYNDSENANGVIGQIAYVKKGSPAENAGLKRGDKFTKINSTNLTLDNYSDLLGNISQNHSLTIERYNFQNESFEEIGDFDLSAIQFAENPNHLDTVYTRNGKKIGYYVYNLFSVGTDADSAAYAIEMDEIFANFKSEGIDHLVLDLRYNSGGAERATINLASLIGSNISDQDVFVKREYNEELKQALINEYGEESLNRRFINKTSNIGNDLQSPQLTVLTSSRTASASELLINGLDPFMETFIIGDTTVGKNVGSTSFYEDDNPENNWGMQPIITKSFNSLNQSDYDLGFYPDIPLKDNDLVKLQLGDVNEKLLKEALIYLAGSDEASRTLSYQAIPSKDIIGSMELKRRFGIYDIDLSN